In Xanthomonas sp. SI, the following are encoded in one genomic region:
- a CDS encoding superoxide dismutase, producing the protein MAYTLPKLPYAYDALEPHIDAQTMEIHHTKHHQTYINNVNAALEGTEYADLPVEALVSKLKSLPENLQGPVRNNGGGHANHSLFWTVMAPNAGGAPVGEVAKAIDSQLGGFDKFKEAFTKAALTRFGSGWAWLSVTPDKKIVVESTANQDSPLFEGNTPILGLDVWEHAYYLKYQNRRPDYIGAFFNVVDWNEVERRYHAAIA; encoded by the coding sequence ATGGCCTACACCCTCCCCAAGCTGCCTTACGCCTACGACGCGCTGGAACCGCACATCGATGCGCAGACGATGGAAATCCATCACACCAAGCATCACCAGACCTACATCAACAACGTCAACGCCGCACTGGAAGGCACCGAGTACGCCGACCTGCCGGTCGAGGCGCTGGTGTCCAAGCTGAAGTCGCTGCCGGAGAACCTGCAGGGTCCGGTGCGCAACAACGGCGGCGGCCATGCCAACCATTCGCTGTTCTGGACGGTGATGGCGCCCAACGCCGGCGGCGCCCCGGTCGGCGAGGTCGCCAAGGCGATCGACAGCCAGCTCGGCGGCTTCGACAAGTTCAAGGAAGCCTTCACCAAGGCCGCGCTGACCCGCTTCGGCAGCGGCTGGGCATGGCTGAGCGTGACCCCGGACAAGAAGATCGTGGTCGAAAGCACCGCCAACCAGGACAGCCCGCTGTTCGAGGGCAACACCCCGATCCTGGGCCTGGACGTGTGGGAACATGCCTACTACCTGAAGTACCAGAACCGTCGCCCGGATTACATCGGCGCGTTTTTCAACGTGGTGGACTGGAACGAAGTCGAGCGCCGCTACCACGCCGCGATCGCCTGA
- a CDS encoding AraC family transcriptional regulator — protein sequence MPRPHAPAPRSTAADDPPAASAAGKGLRPCALARAQHYIDHHLAERIGLADIANAACVSRYHFARMFRLSTGHSPMQYLLQRRIERARQLLLSGRHSVSTVAYELGFFDQSHFVNSFRRVTGATPGWYARHNRDIAGADTPGAVPDNGAERVPGTARLCLPAA from the coding sequence ATGCCCCGCCCCCACGCTCCCGCCCCGCGCTCCACCGCCGCCGACGATCCACCCGCTGCCAGCGCCGCCGGCAAAGGCCTGCGCCCGTGCGCACTGGCCCGCGCCCAGCACTACATCGACCACCATCTGGCCGAACGCATCGGCCTGGCCGACATCGCCAATGCTGCCTGCGTCAGCCGCTACCACTTCGCGCGCATGTTCCGCCTGAGCACCGGCCACAGCCCGATGCAATACCTGCTGCAGCGGCGGATCGAACGCGCCCGGCAACTGCTGTTGAGCGGACGCCATTCGGTCAGCACCGTGGCCTACGAACTCGGCTTCTTCGACCAGAGCCATTTCGTCAACAGCTTCCGCCGCGTCACCGGCGCGACTCCGGGCTGGTATGCACGGCACAACCGCGACATCGCCGGTGCCGACACGCCGGGCGCAGTGCCCGACAACGGCGCCGAGCGCGTGCCCGGCACCGCCAGGCTGTGCCTGCCGGCCGCGTGA
- a CDS encoding ribonuclease domain-containing protein → MRKPVLLIAAIVLLAAGLWGIRALQQPPHPQFAPGLTHPAPLLAPAQPPATPVASADTTLPAFLPPEARTTIALIQRGGPFPHRQDGSVFGNRENRLPSRPRGYYREYTVDTPGLEHRGTRRIVTGGDPPDVWYYSDDHYASFRSFSIASGRPSP, encoded by the coding sequence ATGCGCAAGCCCGTGTTACTGATCGCCGCGATCGTGCTGCTCGCCGCCGGGCTGTGGGGCATCCGCGCATTGCAGCAGCCGCCGCATCCGCAGTTCGCGCCCGGGCTCACCCATCCCGCTCCGTTGCTGGCGCCGGCGCAGCCGCCGGCCACGCCGGTTGCGAGCGCTGACACCACCCTGCCCGCGTTCCTGCCGCCCGAAGCGCGCACCACCATCGCCCTGATCCAGCGCGGCGGTCCGTTCCCGCATCGCCAGGACGGCAGCGTGTTCGGCAACCGCGAAAACCGGCTGCCGTCACGCCCACGCGGCTACTATCGCGAATACACCGTCGACACGCCGGGGCTGGAGCACCGCGGGACGCGGCGCATCGTCACCGGCGGCGACCCGCCGGACGTCTGGTACTACAGCGACGACCACTACGCCAGTTTCCGCAGTTTCAGCATCGCCTCCGGGAGGCCGTCGCCATGA